The following coding sequences are from one Diabrotica virgifera virgifera chromosome 2, PGI_DIABVI_V3a window:
- the LOC114326388 gene encoding uncharacterized protein LOC114326388, whose protein sequence is MTSEKNHLYQNVRDILQKISQQEGFIKPQIECSGKIGKGQGFMGDVFYVNITDENSSRHLKLVVKQSTSSEYVRKNFPVKVICFNESYFYKQIWPKFVELQLNHLQSIIFNNIAKCYETDLDEGKESFVLENLNAMGYFVLKKDQFFDRNQVESVLKKYGQFHGLSFAYKSKHFEEFQTLSKELIPCWKMMSEAELFKFVMEKGLKDCLTYLDYKKQRNIITKLEGILENVVQVFQNSTTYRGKYGVIVQGDCWSNNVLFKCKENSKLEDLKLIDFQMSNVSTVVNDLSYCLYAGGTKEIFDDLDRYLRIYHESLVDTCSRFDCKDFISFENLKTEWKEYSKFGFILGLSLIRTKLSEDMDQEEMAQMSKTEEDQEKVPNENSEKIKQKCLELVLHMYENGFL, encoded by the exons ATGACCTCTGAAAAGAATCACCTATATCAAAATGTACGAGATATACTACAAAAAATTTCTCAGCAAGAGGGTTTTATAAAGCCACAAATAGAGTGTAGTGGGAAAATTGGCAAGGGTCAAGGTTTTATGGGAGAcgttttttatgtaaatataacaGACGAAAACAGTAGCAGACACTTGAAGCTAGTTGTAAAGCAGTCTACGAGTTCGGAATATGTCAGAAAAAACTTTCCTGTGAAGGTGATTTGCTTTAATGAAAGTTACTTTTACAAACAAATCTGGCCTAAATTTGTCGAGCTCCAATTGAATCATTTACAAAGTATAATCTTCAATAACATAGCCAAGTGTTACGAGACTGACCTAGATGAAGGAAAGGAAAGCTTTGTATTAGAAAATCTGAATGCTATGGGTTACTTCGTTTTAAAAAAGGATCAATTTTTTGACAGAAATCAAGTAGAAAGTGTATTGAAAAAATACGGACAATTTCACGGACTCTCCTTTGCTTATAAATCAAAACATTTTGAGGAATTTCAAACATTATCAAAAGAACTAATACCATGCTGGAAAATGATGTCGGAGGCAGAGTTGTTTAAATTTGTTATGGAAAAAGGTTTGAAGGATTGCTTAACATACttagattataaaaaacaaagaaacatcaTTACAAAATTGGAAGGTATTTTAGAAAATGTTGTTCAGGTATTTCAAAACTCTACAACGTACCGTGGGAAATACGGAGTAATCGTGCAAGGAGACTGTTGGAGCaacaatgttttatttaaatGCAAA GAAAACAGTAAATTAGAAGACCTGAAACTGATCGATTTCCAAATGTCTAATGTCAGCACAGTAGTGAATGATTTATCATACTGTCTTTATGCAGGTGGAACTAAAGAAATATTCGACGACTTAGATCGTTACCTGCGAATTTACCACGAAAGCCTGGTTGACACCTGTTCCAGATTTGATTGTAAGGATTTCATATCTTTTGAAAATTTGAAAACGGAGTGGAAGGAGTATAGCAAATTCGGTTTCATACTTGGTTTGTCTTTGATCCGTACCAAATTATCGGAGGATATGGATCAGGAAGAAATGGCTCAAATGAGTAAAACAGAAGAAGACCAAGAAAAAGTTCCAAATGAAAATAGtgagaaaattaaacaaaaatgtttagaATTGGTTTTACATATGTATGAAAACGGCTTCTTGTAA